GCCCCAACTTTTGGTTTTTACAATATTTAGCTTGTACATTCACAGCTGACAAGTAACTAGGTTCCCAGTTCACCTGCCTTGGAAATACTCAGCATAGCTGAGAAATGAGGAAGATGACCTTCCATCAGAAATGAAGTCTGAAAGTACTTAATTTAACTAGTATTAATCAAGTATACAATGGTGTTGCACTGGAGCAGTGCAAGAGAATTAGGACAAAATGTTCACAGTAGGAACGAGATATGACTCTGTAAATGAAGGGAAGAGTGGAAGTGAGAAGTTTGAAATTTCAGTTCAAGGACAGGAGGAATTGATATATGTAAACATACTTTAAAAATGGGACTACATAGGACCAGAACAAAAATGTTCCATATAAAACATTCAAGTGTTATTACAAGCTCTGAATGTACTGGAGCCCAAAGGGTTGATCTAATTTCCCAAGTTTCTTAAACCTAGATTACAAAGTAAAGAACCTAGAACTAGAAGCCCAAAAATTAAGATAACAGTGAAACTAGGAAATAATTGGCAATTATTGCCACACTAATTGTAAGATTTCAATCTTGGGTTGGATTTCAAAATGGGAGCAAAGCTATTTCAGGCAAGCCAAGATAcacttgattagattccctacagtgtggaaacacacctttcaatccaaccagtccacagtgaccctccgaagggcaacccacccagacccattcctgctgactaatgcgcctatcactatgggcaatttagcatgaccaattcacctaacctgcacatctttggattgtgggaggaaaccggaacacctggaggaaaccactctgggaggcagcagtgctaaacactgaaccACAGTGCCACCTTCCAAAAGTGAAATCTACTTTCCAATGTTGAAAAGACAAGATTGCAGAGTGTAACATTTTACAGCAAGTGATATGAATGTTGCAATGAGTCTTTCTTCTGCTCTGGAGATTTACAGTTTGCACGAATTTGCCCCAATTTGTTTTTATGTAGTATTAGGTTACATACAAAAACCTTTCATTTGAGAGACCCTCATTACATTTAGCCCTTTGATTTATGGTGCTCCATAGGAACTGTACCAACATATGGTAGATAGACTGAACATTTATAATAAATTGACGAATGGATACGAAGGAGAATTCTTGACTCCATGCAAGGGTTGACTCTACCACAATTAATTTGAGCAAAATTGAAGATGTACATTACATTTCTGATTGTGGGCCAACTTGGAGAAGTCACCTTGGTTTTCCCTTATTGCAGGAGCAAATAGAATTAGTTCACCTTCCTCTGAAGATTGAAAAAATGGCCAATGAGACAACCCTCATTATTTGGGCAAAGAGTTAATGAAGTAGCACTGCAGGAGAAAGATAATGATTTAGCGATGAAAGTCAAAAACAAAAAATACTGCAGACAAAttcagaaaatactggagaaagtCAGTAAATTAGCAGTACCTGGAAAAATCATACCAgaatcaaaacattaactttctcTTTCTGAAAATGCTGCCAGAAGAGACAATATTTTCGATGTCCCACTCCTACCTTTATCCTGGCCCCAGTCATACTTCAAATAAATTTCAGCTAGGTTCAACTCCTAGCATAAATTTCAACATCCTTGATCTAAAACTGCAGAATGGGACCAGAAAGGAGTTGACATACCACAGTGTAAGCTACAAATCTGCCAAAATGTCTACCCAGTAACACTAGGTCATTAAAGAACCAACTCTGAATATTCACACTAAACTGGCTTTCCAACAGTCAGCAAGTTGTGTAAAGTGGAGGTTTTTTTTCGCGGGGGCGGGAAGCCTTCTGAAGTGAGACAGATAGAGATACTCTCAGATCACAGGACAGGAGAGAAAGGCCAAACAAGGTGCACTGTAAAAGATGACCGCTGCTTTAGAAAAACTACAGTTTAAATTTGAGAAGCAATTAAGTGAAAAACAGGAAACTCAAACAGAAATAGCAATGCATTTTCTTCCCAACATGGGGCCGTTAAAAAAAGCCCTTAGTAGCTGTGATGATAGTTATAAATAGTAGTCAAGCTGAAATATTTAGATAAAAAGGAACAGCAATCAGACACAAAAAGATCAGAAAATAAAGAATGAAGCAGTTTATTGAAGGTGCAAGTACTACATTGGCCAGAGCTGTTAATGGTTGTAAAATAAAAATGGCATAATCTGAAATGGTGGTACACTGGTGAATGGATTCATACAGCTACAAATTCATTAGAAAATTATCTTTTAATCTTCTCTTTGCATTACAAACATTCAATAGAAGATGAATTGTTTTCTGAAAAACCCTTTACATATGAAACCTGACAgctgttttttttaatcaaaataTACAAGACAATGCTTCCATATAAAAACCGGTTTTGTTCCCCTTAGCCTCTCTAGGTAAAAAAGTTATGAATATTTACACCTTTTTCCTCAAACATTCTTTacagctgaaaaagagggactatTTCAAGAAACCAAAGACAAAAACAGGTGGAGTTGTACTAGTTTGAAAACTGCACATATTGAGTAGGCAGCTCCTCCAGCAATTTTAAAGGAACACAGATTGACCAGCAGTGAATCCCCTAATCATACAACTACCAGTCTAGGTAGATAATGCATTACAGTCACCACATTTGAGGACTTGAAGAGGAATAGCAAAACGTGAAGAACCAAGACTTCAGAAGGCACAACAACTTTGGTCCACAAAACCCTGAAAACCTAAAAAATCCATTAAGCAGGTGACATGCATCAAATCAGAACATTGTACTTAAAGTAAACTATTGCTCATTAGTTCAGGCACAAGATCACTAACATGGTCATTAATGAGCACCCATACACAACATCAGGCAAAAGCAATCAATGTCTACCATAACTCCAGCATTTAGCCCAAACTACGGAATGTTTGGGAAGTGGATTTTCACTAAGAAAGAGATTCATCACACTAAGATAAAAAGGGAAATGATTGGTCAGCAAAAACATTTGTTTTAAGTCAAATGCCTACAGATTTTACAGGAGTGGATGGTAGTTTCCAGGTGGTGGTGGGGCTCAGTACATTCTAGAAGGGCTTGACATGTCAAGTTACTCTTACCATGTCAACTTGCAAGCTACACAACTAAAGCAGAAGTGCCCTTACCCATTCAAAAAAAAGTTAGATTCTGCAGCAAGGTGACCTCAAATGCTATAGGGTTGCTACAGCATGTCAAAAACATCTAGACGTAAACCTGAAATTACTACATCAGACCGAAAGCAACATCtgtaaataaaaaaaactttcccCATAGAACTAAAAATCTTACAGGTAGCTTAAGAAATTATTCTACCTGAATACACATTTTGCAAATGGAACATTAAATCTATCCCACACTACTGTGCAGACTTCCAACTTTCTGGAAACCCACCATTTTACTCCCACTGTGTTCCTGCTAATTTATCTGCTGAATCATACTGTAAAAAAAACTCTACCAATGCCTTTTTGCTTAAGTGCATCAATAAAGTACTTGTACATGGCCCAATGTTCAATGCTTGATAAAGGGTCAGAAATAGCCAAATTATGGACATGTACATAATCAGAAGCTAAGTACTTCAGTGAGCACAAAACTGTGGGAACCTCTTTGTCAATGCTGTACATTTGCAGAAGGGAACAAGGCAGGGTAAAAATGGAATCAAATACTAGGTGGCCAAAGACAGATCAACAATACAAATCTGTTTTCATTTGAACCCAAAAATGAATATATAAATCAAAAGCAAAATTAAATGAAAGCAAATTAACAGAATTAAAATAATTGCACACCATGCCAGAACTTCAGCTGACTTAAGTCAGTGAGGTGATGGAGCACACGGCAGGACAATGACATTACTGCCAATCTCACTTAATGTAGGTGTACAGAGTAGAAATACAGCTCAAAAACAGATTAAAATCAAAAACCTTACTAAACAAAATACAAGTAGAAAATGCACATTCTAAGATAATAAAACACCCCCAACTATAAGATACATACAAGCTATTGAATATAGAGGAAACAAGCCTAGGTCATTTAAAATTGTGACTGTTCCTGGTTACTGGACAACTATTTTCTTTTGTAAAGGAGGAATAGAAAAAGCTCCCACCAGAGGGTATTGCACATCACTAAGACCACAATGGTATCTAGAGCCCTTCTGGATAGAGGCTGACAGATTCACATTTCATCACGAACAACTGGGTGATGCATGTGGGATAGACAAAAAGCAGCATGTAAATTTATGCAATTTGTTGGCTGTGCATCGGTATTAAACTAGATTAAGTGGTACCTAAACTGCCACAGAGCTAGGTCATTTTGTTTAGAGGAAAACTTCTTTAAGCTATCAAGCTGAAATTAAACACTGCTGTATTACAAATATTACAGCCGCTCAAGCTGTAGCAACCTTCAAATCTATACTGCTTCAATTGGTTAAATGAATATTCAACAGCACAGCTCTGCTATGGTTGAAAAACTTGTAGATTAAAGGCAAGACCACCAGGTAGGTGAAAGTAATTAATCACCCCCAAAATGGTGGGAAAAGGAGATTGAAAAGGAaagaggtgaaggaggaggagaTAAAAACTGGTGTCCAGAACACTTGCTGCCCCAAAGGCAGTAGCAGAATGGCCAATACATCTAAACTATAAAATTAGATGGGCAAAACTGTAGCTTGGATAGTCTTACTAATTCAAAGCTACTACAGGCCAATTCCATCCAGTTCCTCACCTCCACTGACACTCTATATACCTCCTGCAAATTGGGTAAGTAATAACATCAATGAGCAAACAAGCAGAAAAACACTGCTCAAAAACAAACCGTAAAGCACATAACCAGAAACAGACTTAATTTATAAAATGGCCCCTGGTTCGTTATAAAGACATAAGGCACAGGATAATCATTTAAATGAAAGTAGAATATATGTTTAAATTATCCACACTTCTGTATTATAGTGGTATGGATACCCAAAGGGGAAGAATTAAAAGGCTTATTACACAACCTGATATTAGATGCACAGGCTTGAATGATCCAAGAAAATCTGCAACCTGTAAACTTTTAGAAGAATTTCAAAGGCTGAATCAAGAGCAACACTAGCAGAAGCCAATCTGTGATAAACGGATTGAAACCGGCAGCATTGCTACCATAAAACAGGATGTCattgcagttttttttaagaaagagaACTATGGTCACTTTTGGGTAATTTCAGCTATGTAGCTGCTTTTGAGGTCTAGTGGTGTCTCTGAAATAGGATAATCATTGAGCCCATAGGCTAGGCAGGACTCCAGAGAATGGCTGGAAGTCCACGTCAGAGCTTTAGATAGTTGACTTGGAAAAAGAAACTCTGAGGTGATGGTTTTCTCCAAGGTCATGATTATGAAGGTCAATGAGAGCCTGGATTGCTTCTTCCACTGAACCCATCTGGATAAGAGCCATTTTGCGATCCTTCCTAAAAGTCACAAAGCAATATTCCAATATTAAAGACTGAGCTCAAAGTCATACAGTGCTCAACAGAAAAAAGGTCACAAAAGGTATAATCCAGTGATAAAAATCACATCAAGACTTACTGAAAGAACTTGAATGCTTTGACCATGCCAGTTGTGCTTGAGAAAAGCAATTTCAGATCATCTTCAGTTATAGATGGTCTGGAATATAAAAAAAACCAAACCTTCACAGATGACCCCAACAAGATCAATTCAAAACATATTCTAGAGCTAATTCAGTTCATCCCATTTAACATGGCATATGTACCCAAGACTGGCCCAGACTGTGCACTGCAGCTCTGCCCAATGCTGCACAGCTGCAGGACATGGTGACCCAAAACGTATAAAAAGGAGTGCAAACTAAATGCCAGATATAATAAAATTTAAGCTACATATTATTCAGCATCTACTTGCAAACCAGTCACTTACGGAATATTAGAGAGATGGAGTGTAGCAGAAGGAGGGAAGATGTTCTGGAAGTTTTTCGACCCAGGCTTCTTGAAGCGATGCAGTGGAGAGCTGCTGTAGTCTTTGGTCAGACCCTGATCCTCCTGGCCCTCACGGGGAAGCTGAACTGTCTGATGTTTGGACATAGTCACTCGCATTGCCTTCCCATGAAGCCTCTGACCATTCAGATGGCTCATAGCTACAGAAAGTCCAAGAATTAATCTTGAGACAACAGGGATACAATACACAAGTCAAAAATAAAACAGACCAGAATTTAAACAAACGAAGATAGATTTAGGTTGGCTGCCAGACAGGCAAATGCTAGATGGGCTGTTGCCTTGTGGGGTTCAGACTTGATCAGCTCTGTTCAAAGATGAATGGAATAAAATTACAGTTCCTGTAACGCAAGTTCCAAAAAGCACTTCACAACAAAAATGACTTATCTGGCCAAActagtcagatggatttgaagcAATATTGGAAAAAGGAGGAAAGCAAAGGGGAGAGAATTCTAGAACTTAGTAGCAACACCAACAATGGTGAAGCAATTAGAGATAAGAATACCACAAAATAGATAGAGGGTTGCAGAATGGAGACCCCAGGTACATAGAAATATGTATGAACATTTAAACAGCATCAATTTAGGCTTGACTACATTGTATCAAGTTCTGAGCACAACAGGAAACATGTGAAAAAGGCAAAAACAGTCCAGAAAATATTCAAACAGTTCTAGTGGGATTTCAGTTGATGGAAAGAAAACAATCAATCAGCTTCTTTAAGAGGATATGCAATAGAGGTGCTCAAAAATCATGTTAGCTGCAATCAAAGATAAATTACACAATGGAGAGAATATTAGAACCACAGAACGCCAATTTAAATGGCAAACAGAACAAAATATTGCAACAACAGTTAGGAACATACCAGAGTACGGTGGCAGCACGGCTTGCAAAGTAAGTTGGTTATATATCTGAAAAGAAAGCAACTACAGGGCAAAAGATAGGGGAGTGGGTCTAATGGTTACTTTAGCAGAGAGCAGGCAGATATGACCAGCTTCTCCAACTGCATTCTATTGCAACCTATAATTTAGTTTATTCAATAATAAATACTCAATAATTGGGATTAGAAAAACAGAGCACTGAGCATTAGTTCAAGCAGAATTAATTACACAACCTCCATTTAAAGTGGTTAATATTAATAAGTGAAATATAATTCATGAAATCAATTTTAGTACAAAAACAGTAGGATTAGCACATCTTGGCTGACTTAGTGGAGACATACCCAGTTGAGCTTGTGTACAGTCAAACATCTGTACCAAGGCATTTTCTTTCTTGTTGAAAAGTATCTTCACGCGCTGCACATCACCATACACTCCTTAACAGAAAATACAGGAAGTTAACAGGTGTCCTCCTACTCCATACCAATTCAACCCAATCACAACCAAGTttcaaaaaaaaaaaatcaatgtatcCATTTTAAATCCTAGTTAAATTCAGAATTAGGATGCCATGAAAATCATAGCACTCAGGAGAATGGAATTCAGTGTCAGGCTAAATTAAAAGCCAAAGAAATTACTGAGATCACCAATACAAGTTTAAAGATTTACAAAGGCATGCAAAGCACCCAAACATGCATTACTGAGCAATGTATGCAAAAATCAAAGAATAAAACTAATGTCAAATTATAGTTgaactgaaattatgcattgaaataGCAAACTGCAAACTTCAAATATAAAGTTTCCAACAAGAAATAATAAAACAGATAATAAAGTGCTAAAGATAACATACCGAAAAGAATAAAGAGGCATTGGGGCGTAACTCTCTTTAGAAGGACAGCAGAGCAAGGCAGCGGAAGACAGGAAGAGGAAAGGAATCGAGGGAGAACGAAGATGGAACGAATCATCCATAACGAAGGGTGGTTCCCACAGAATGGTGAATTGGTTCATGGATCATGGTTCAAGATGGTTAATTGAGGGGCAGGTTGGTCCGAAGAGCATTGTTGAAGCACAGGAAGCATGGGGACCGTGCAGTCAGTTCACAAAGGAATCCGCATCAAGTTTGGGAAGGGAGAAAGGGATGGGGAAGGGAAGAAAGAAAAAAGTAGCATAAAACAGGTCAGTATACATAAGAAATATGTAGTGTTCCATCTGGTTGATCAATGCATTCTCTTCCATTACTTCATAAAATAAAAAGCTGTATGGCTTCACCTAGAGGAACACATGCTAAAGGAAAGGGTTTAAAATGTAATACAGAAGGTTAAAAAGAGACTGTATCCTTTTACTGCTCAAAGGCTGTAGATAACATCTCAAATCTGAAATGTACAAAAGTTTTAGCAGCTAGTGAAAATGAATCTTGTCCCCACCCAAATTCAAATCCAGCTTTATGCATGACATCATAGTTTGTATTACCAGTGTAATGAATTCAGCTAAACATTGGAAACGGATATCGAAGAATTTCAAATGTTTAGAAATTTCTGAAAACAGAAATCAAGATAACCTACAATTTATGCTAGATTCAGCAGGGCTCAATCTAGAGCTGAATCCAAGCTTCAGAGGTGTTATATTTTATCCCACAATATACCTCCATACTTTGAAGTCCACCTGCAAGTTAGACTCCCCTAAGCATATAGCAGGGACTCTTGCAGATTATACTTCAACAGCTCTAAAAACCGACAACCTTAGAGTTGCCAAATGATGCAAGTCTCAAAATATAAAACAAAACAGGAGACCATCACACAAGCATGCATAATAGTGCATCTAAAATCAGTTAGTTCACAGCACTCAAACTACAATTAACTGAATAGATAGCTAGAACACAATACTGGGATTATTGAAAACAAGGGAAATGGCATATGTAATTACTTCAGTATCAAAATGCAACACAAACAGTTGCCCCACCAGGGATGAGACGGTCAGTCACTTACACACAAATCAGAAGCTAGTTACCAATAACAAATTGATGTATTACAAGCCTATCTTGCAGAATCATCCCAAATCCTGACATTGGGAGTGTCACTTTCGTTGGTAGAACAGTCAAGTAATCAACTTCATCTGTGCCTCAGTGCTAAGCAGGTTTATCTTGGAACAAATCTCAACTAGACATGGGAATGTGACAGTTAGGAGGAAATATTGTACTGGGTGGCCCTATATTTATTGGGAACTCAAAATTAAGGGTGATTTATTGAAATACAAGACCCTGAAGGAACTTGACAAGGTGAATGCTTCCCCCGAGACATGGAACTAGGGTTCAGCTTAAAAATAGGGGTCGCCCATTTCAGAATGGGAGAAAAAAAAAGGTGTTGATTGTGCaattcttttccccagggtgtggAGATGAGAAGAAAGTCAAAGTCAGCaataaaaagaaaatcaaaaatccAAGGTGTGAGGCAGACAGGAAAAGTAGAATTGAGTTCAAACCATGTCAGCCTGCAGAGTAGGCTCAAAGACAAATGGCTGAATACTAATATATTCATATACAATTAAGGCAAGTAATTAAGAACAAATTAAAGTTAGGTTTAATGATAGAGAATTGACAAGACAAAACAAACTTCCTGAAAATGGATTCTACACAAGTTCAGAGAAACCAGTTCTAAACATATGGGAAGCTGTGGCCAGAAATAGCTCTCAAATGTATTCTATCGTAATGTGGGTAACAACATATGGCAAAAAAAAAAGGGTGATAAAGTTACAACCAAATAGCCAGTACCAAAGACATATCAGGAAAAAAGGCAGAGATTAAGCAGGAAACCCTTCAGAGACTGAGGGAATACATTCAGAATTGTTGGCATCAAGAATTACAGGATATATTTGCATGCCCTTACTTCCAAGCCAAGAACAAGTTTGTATATGAACTACTATATATACTGAAATAACAGGCAATTTTTGACAATTTTAAAGTTAAACCTATGGGTTTGATTACATGGATACCACTTTTGAGTTGCTGAAATTCATGCTGAAAGGTCATACCATATTAGCAAAAGCCCAACTGATCTCAAATGAATGAAGAAAATGAATTATGTTAATTCTCAAAACAGAGTGATGTGGGGGAGCCAAGTCGTAAATAGCAATCTGTTAACTGAAGAACTTGGGTCAACTTTTACACGAGATATGGAAAACTATGCTTTTTGGCCAGAAATAGGGGGTTGATATTTACATGAGATTGACTATTACTCGAGTATATGCTTCAAGTTATTTCTAGGAGGATAGTTGTAATCGCCTCTGTTGGTTGTACAGTCACCGCTGTACAAGCTGGCAATAATGGATATTAGCTACAATGTTAAACAGTTACAAAGGGAAAAGAAACGCAAGACAAAAATTCACACAATTGGTTGAGCTTTGCTGGTCTGTGATAAGTCATTTAATGTGTTAGAAGACTCGTGTCCAGATCCCACATCAGGTGCTGCATCTACTAAGATGTGATGTTTGTTTACTAAAAGCCACCCAAATGCTAAAAATAAAGTCAAGGCCAAATCTTAATACATGCAGTACATGAAGGGCAGCAAAGTAAACAGGCTACAAAATTCAAATAGCAACTTTGCTTCATCCTGTTATATTCCTAAACTTCTGGAATTCAGTTAGAAGTGGCATGCAAGATTACTGCAAAGTGTCTAACTGAAGAGACACCTACTGTTGTGTTTATACTAGGATATTACTGGTGTCAAACCCAGACAGGCCAGGAAAGCAGTACCTGCAAACCATAAAAACCATTGGAAACCTGGAGTGCACAGAACTGCAAAAGACTGCAAAATGTAAGCAATGTATGTGAAAGAATCAAATTTCAACTGAATACAAACTGACAAGACCAGAGATTTGTGGTGTGGGGAATTAAGGAAAGAAGTCATGACTAGTCAAATTACATttccttctttaaaaaaaaaatcacatttgagAAGCTTCTAGATAAAGCTGAACAAAAGACAATAAGGCATTAAGttaagggtggggagggtgggagaaCAGAAGAGAGATACTTTCAAAGCCAATTAGTTCAAAAGGAGATAGCCACAGAGAACATCTTCAGTCAATCTAAAACATGTCTGGGGTAGCTGCTGCCAAGATTCAGGCAAGGGGACTGAGATGAAGGAGACATTTAGTGCAAAACTAGGACACCACACTAACCTCAGGATTCAGATTGCTAACCAGCAGGACAGCATTGGCTGCAGAGGCAAATCCCGGAATGCCAATACGACTAGCTGCTGCTGCAGCAGCCGCTGCTGCTGACGGCATGCCAAGTGGAGCCAAAGCTCCATGAACCCCTGGGACGGACAAACCTATTGATGAGAAACTAAAGTCATTAGACAAAACATTTCACCAGATAACATTCAGTTTTGTTGAATGCACACTGTAACTAGATAGACAATGTGGAGTGTTCAGATTTAGCAATGTCCTTAAGCTGTCCAAATCTACCTGTTAAAATTACAGCAGTTAGGCTGAAGCCTGACTACCAGACCCAAAACAATCCTGCCCACTGCAAGGGAACAGGCACAAAGTCTTAACTTCACGATAGCAAGCTATGTGAAACCCAATAGAGATGGTGCAGCCACGTACAGAGAATTTCTAATTAGATACCAAAAGGAAAAAAAGCTACCCACCAGCATAGAAAATTGCACCCAATACTCCACATTTTGCCCATTCACAAATGTGGTTGCACATTTCCTTCAATATTGTACCCAAACTTTTGTCCAAATCTGAGCAGCACAAATGCCATTGTAAACAAAGCAGTTAAAACGTTGAATATATAGTATGGCAGAACGACACTGGCAATAAGGCAGAGTCTATGAGTAGTGTACATACAGTAATCTGATGGATGTTGGAGAAAGTCTGTAGAGACACAAGTTTTCAAATAATAAGCAACTTCAAAATATAGAAGAGGTGCCTGTTGAACTGTATACTTTTAATAAAATGACCTTCCTGAAGTGCAAGATCAAGTTTGAATGTGTGGCTTTCCCAAGTCTGGATTTAGATCTCCACTTGCGCATATTACAGGCAGATGCAACAAGCCACTCAATAGAAGGGAATTACTTTGACAAGCCACAAAGCAGCTTGGTCCAAAAGGGTTCATCTAGGGAACACCTGAGCTCAAAGCTTTCAGGGTTATTTCATAGCACTCCAGACTACTCAAGAATGTTAGGCCCGAATACAGAAGATGTTTAATACACAAGGCCATTCAAAAATAAAATTCCTGCATTAGCAACTCACCAGCTTGCTGGAAGGCAATACTAGGAGGGAAACCAGCTCCCCCTCCGTAAGGCGAGGAGATGATACCTGGTGCACCTGACGAGAGAACAAGTCTGTCAGTAAGCACTTTTGTAACAAAAATAGCTTTTACAATCCATCTCTCTGCCTGCACTGCCTCCTGTCAAGTGTCAATAAGTTTCAGGAATGCTGCAGAATTCCACTTCAATCTTAAGCTGCTATCAGGTCAATTTTGCAGCACTTACAGCCAAGCTTTTGAAACAAGCATTGCTGAAACACCCTAGCAATGCTATTAATTCACAGTCAAAGTTTAGCAGCAAAATTCTGGTTAAGTACATGTTGGTCGGTTTTGGATTTCACAGCACAGGccaaatgtcagttatagattcAGAGTTACAGATTTAAACATGTGGAAAATTAAACTCAGCTGGGAAAACCACCATTCAATCCTGTATTTTGGCAACAGTCCAGACACCAGTGTACAGTTTGGACAGCTAAGCAACAGACAAGTTATACTGAACTTAAGTATTACTGAAACTAAAACCAATATGCAAATTAAGCTAGGAAAGTTCCACCTGTAAAACAAATCAGATAACTGACAGAGGAGGTTAAACATTAACAACAGCAGTCTCATTATAGTATGATCTTCATTCTACCATATACTTCACCTGTGCCATCTACTTCCCAATGACTGGTTTTGTAGCCACAAGAATTAAGATTAAATCAACATGCCTAGTACATCAATAGCCAAAAGTCTACATGTTGGAATTTACAATTAAGTTTTACTAGTATAAACATAGTATAATCTACATTTCCAGATTTGCCCTTTCAAATTGACTTTGCAAAGACTTAAGGGGCTAAACACAGAAGCATGCTTACCTATTTATCAGTACAGTTCCATGAAAGGACATGAGGAAAGATACCAGGGGCCCTGCTGTCTAGCAACACCTCTACAATAATCAACTCTCCAGGCTAAAATGTAACCTGACAGAACACTGTTTCCAAAAGCAAATATAGGTTCTGCTGTCAAGTTGAGCTTGATAATATATGGACAGTGACTTTCTGGAAGTAGCAATAACCAAGGTCGACAAAAAAGGTCAGTGAAAACAAAGACATCCCTTGAGTACTTATTTCCTCACTAAGACCAGGGAGGATCCAGTCCTGTGGATTGAAGACAGCTCAGCTAAAATCTTCTCATTCCTTCACAATGAAAATGCTGCTAAAAAGTTTACATACTCTCACAGCATCAAGGAAATGGCCAAAAACGTATCTCCTACTCCCTCACCCACATCCTCAGAGTTCTAAACCGTAGAAATTTATGAAATTCCAACTGTTCACTGCTCCAGGTCACTCAGTATTCCAGCTATAAATAAATATGTAGAAAACAGCCCATTGAATCCCCTACAGTTTGGTTATATGTGCTATATTTTAAAAACAGCACTGACAAAGTTGCTTGAACGCACATGAATCCACTGTTGTAATGTTAGCAAACAGCAAAATCACAGAAGATGTATTTACCTAGTAGGGAGGCATCCTTACCAAAAGCGGCTGCCATGGTTTGGTCTAAAGTTGGTTGATTGTCACCAGATGGTAGGTCAGGACGTGTGTAGTCTCTGCTTTTGTCATT
Above is a window of Chiloscyllium punctatum isolate Juve2018m chromosome 24, sChiPun1.3, whole genome shotgun sequence DNA encoding:
- the LOC140494489 gene encoding polypyrimidine tract-binding protein 1-like isoform X8, with the protein product MDGIVQDITVGTKRGSDELLSACATNGPFIMSNSAPSANGNDSKKFKAENRTSGILPSRVIHIRKLPNDVTEAEVISLGLPFGKVTNLLMLKGKNQAFIEMNTEEAANTMVSYYSTVTPYLRSHPIYIQYSNHKELKTDNSPNQARAQAALQAVNAVQTANMAIAGSGVSDSAAGLAGQSPVLRIIVENLFYPVTLDVLHQIFSKFGTVMKIITFTKNNQFQALLQYADGSSAQHAKLALDGQNIYNACCTLRIDFSKLTSLNVKYNNDKSRDYTRPDLPSGDNQPTLDQTMAAAFGAPGIISSPYGGGAGFPPSIAFQQAGLSVPGVHGALAPLGMPSAAAAAAAAASRIGIPGFASAANAVLLVSNLNPERVTPQCLFILFGVYGDVQRVKILFNKKENALVQMFDCTQAQLAMSHLNGQRLHGKAMRVTMSKHQTVQLPREGQEDQGLTKDYSSSPLHRFKKPGSKNFQNIFPPSATLHLSNIPPSITEDDLKLLFSSTTGMVKAFKFFQKDRKMALIQMGSVEEAIQALIDLHNHDLGENHHLRVSFSKSTI
- the LOC140494489 gene encoding polypyrimidine tract-binding protein 1-like isoform X1, which encodes MDGIVQDITVGTKRGSDELLSACATNGPFIMSNSAPSGEYTNGNDSKKFKAENRTSGILPSRVIHIRKLPNDVTEAEVISLGLPFGKVTNLLMLKGKNQAFIEMNTEEAANTMVSYYSTVTPYLRSHPIYIQYSNHKELKTDNSPNQARAQAALQAVNAVQTANMAIAGSGVSDSAAGLAGQSPVLRIIVENLFYPVTLDVLHQIFSKFGTVMKIITFTKNNQFQALLQYADGSSAQHAKLALDGQNIYNACCTLRIDFSKLTSLNVKYNNDKSRDYTRPDLPSGDNQPTLDQTMAAAFGKDASLLGAPGIISSPYGGGAGFPPSIAFQQADFLQHPSDYCLSVPGVHGALAPLGMPSAAAAAAAAASRIGIPGFASAANAVLLVSNLNPERVTPQCLFILFGVYGDVQRVKILFNKKENALVQMFDCTQAQLAMSHLNGQRLHGKAMRVTMSKHQTVQLPREGQEDQGLTKDYSSSPLHRFKKPGSKNFQNIFPPSATLHLSNIPPSITEDDLKLLFSSTTGMVKAFKFFQKDRKMALIQMGSVEEAIQALIDLHNHDLGENHHLRVSFSKSTI
- the LOC140494489 gene encoding polypyrimidine tract-binding protein 1-like isoform X5, which codes for MDGIVQDITVGTKRGSDELLSACATNGPFIMSNSAPSANGNDSKKFKAENRTSGILPSRVIHIRKLPNDVTEAEVISLGLPFGKVTNLLMLKGKNQAFIEMNTEEAANTMVSYYSTVTPYLRSHPIYIQYSNHKELKTDNSPNQARAQAALQAVNAVQTANMAIAGSGVSDSAAGLAGQSPVLRIIVENLFYPVTLDVLHQIFSKFGTVMKIITFTKNNQFQALLQYADGSSAQHAKLALDGQNIYNACCTLRIDFSKLTSLNVKYNNDKSRDYTRPDLPSGDNQPTLDQTMAAAFGAPGIISSPYGGGAGFPPSIAFQQADFLQHPSDYCLSVPGVHGALAPLGMPSAAAAAAAAASRIGIPGFASAANAVLLVSNLNPERVTPQCLFILFGVYGDVQRVKILFNKKENALVQMFDCTQAQLAMSHLNGQRLHGKAMRVTMSKHQTVQLPREGQEDQGLTKDYSSSPLHRFKKPGSKNFQNIFPPSATLHLSNIPPSITEDDLKLLFSSTTGMVKAFKFFQKDRKMALIQMGSVEEAIQALIDLHNHDLGENHHLRVSFSKSTI